One genomic segment of Thermovibrio guaymasensis includes these proteins:
- the polA gene encoding DNA polymerase I, whose translation MNKRVFLFDGTGMAYRAFYAIRNLSTSKGFPTNAIFGFIRIFLKLLKDFKPEYAAVAFDVGKKTFRNEILKSYKANRKPTPDAFKVQLPYIKKFLKCLGIKVLEVEGYEADDVIATLADKLSKEGFEVFIVTSDKDMRQLIGENVKVISISHRGSQKLYDLEKFKKEYGIEPWQIPEVFGLSGDQIDNIPGVPGIGEKTAVKLIREFGNLEELYKNLEKLTPKRRETLKKFKEQAFLSRELAKVKKDVPVEISPEELKVKPPDGKCLSELLTELEMRSTAKELKKIFPNLELKGSEIEKGKEKDLTEILKLLAPKDLFSQPAGGLIVRGDEAILSAGKYFTVIPLKEVLPKLKERGRVKLYTFNLKDIYHNCGQEMRELPLFDISLGYYLLNPLLKDYSPENLLKEHLKSAELPPLKEISHHVISLGQITEEKLKKEGLYKLYREIEEPLSYVLYRMEKRGVLFDREYLETFGKELREEAERIEEKIYQIAREAFNLNSPKQLAKILFEKLGLKPLKRTKSGYSTDVETLTTLALEGHRIAQLLLIYRKLTKIEGTFVKGILKYVDSQGRVHTKFLQTATATGRLSSAEPNLQNLPVSDEISKKVRHAVISPEGYKLVWADYSQVELRILAHLSGDERLIEAFRKGEDIHSETAKHLFEVKEVDERMRRVAKTVNFGIIYGMSPHGLSERLGIPLKEAEEFIEKYFKNFPKVKEFIDSTLDEAYRKGFVTTLFGRKRPLPELKDRNYHVRSFGKRAAVNAVIQGTAADVMKLAMIKLDRELQSTDSFMVLQVHDEIVVETPQEKEEETKRLVREVMEGVVKLSVPLSVSVVSGNRWE comes from the coding sequence TTGAATAAAAGGGTATTCCTCTTTGACGGAACAGGAATGGCCTATAGGGCCTTTTACGCAATAAGGAACCTTTCAACCAGTAAAGGTTTCCCAACGAACGCAATCTTTGGATTTATAAGGATTTTCCTAAAGCTACTTAAGGACTTTAAACCTGAGTACGCAGCCGTCGCCTTTGACGTTGGCAAGAAGACCTTTAGAAATGAAATCTTAAAGAGTTACAAGGCAAACAGGAAACCGACTCCCGATGCATTTAAAGTGCAACTTCCCTACATAAAGAAGTTCCTGAAGTGTCTAGGGATAAAGGTTTTGGAGGTTGAAGGTTACGAAGCAGACGACGTAATTGCTACTCTAGCTGATAAGCTCTCAAAGGAAGGCTTTGAGGTCTTCATAGTCACGTCCGACAAGGATATGAGACAGCTAATTGGAGAGAACGTAAAGGTCATCTCAATCTCACACAGGGGAAGTCAGAAACTCTACGACCTTGAAAAGTTCAAAAAGGAGTATGGAATTGAACCTTGGCAAATTCCTGAGGTCTTCGGCCTATCAGGAGATCAGATTGACAACATACCGGGAGTTCCAGGAATTGGGGAAAAAACTGCCGTAAAACTAATTCGGGAATTTGGAAACCTTGAAGAACTCTACAAAAACCTTGAAAAGCTCACTCCAAAGAGAAGGGAAACTTTAAAAAAGTTCAAAGAACAGGCATTCCTCAGCAGAGAGCTTGCAAAAGTTAAGAAAGACGTTCCAGTAGAGATTTCTCCAGAGGAGTTAAAGGTTAAACCACCAGACGGTAAGTGCCTATCGGAACTCTTAACTGAACTTGAAATGAGAAGTACTGCAAAGGAGCTAAAGAAAATTTTCCCAAATTTAGAACTAAAGGGAAGCGAAATTGAGAAGGGGAAAGAGAAAGACCTAACTGAGATCTTAAAGTTACTCGCACCTAAAGACCTCTTCTCTCAGCCGGCCGGAGGACTAATAGTAAGAGGAGATGAGGCTATACTCTCTGCCGGGAAATACTTTACGGTAATTCCGCTGAAAGAAGTCCTACCCAAACTAAAAGAACGAGGAAGAGTAAAACTCTACACCTTCAACTTAAAGGATATCTACCACAATTGCGGTCAGGAGATGAGGGAGCTCCCCCTCTTTGACATATCACTGGGATACTATTTACTGAACCCTCTTTTAAAGGACTACTCTCCGGAGAACTTACTGAAGGAACACCTAAAAAGTGCCGAACTTCCACCTTTAAAGGAGATTTCCCACCACGTAATCTCCCTTGGCCAGATTACAGAGGAAAAGCTTAAGAAAGAGGGACTCTACAAACTCTACAGGGAGATTGAAGAACCCCTGTCCTACGTCCTATACAGAATGGAGAAGAGGGGTGTCCTCTTTGATAGGGAGTACCTTGAAACTTTTGGAAAGGAACTTAGGGAGGAAGCAGAAAGAATAGAGGAGAAGATATACCAAATAGCCAGAGAAGCCTTTAACCTTAACTCACCAAAGCAGCTTGCTAAAATCCTGTTTGAAAAGTTGGGGCTCAAACCTCTAAAGAGGACAAAATCAGGCTACTCAACGGACGTTGAAACATTAACAACTTTAGCTTTAGAAGGTCACAGAATAGCCCAGCTCCTCCTTATCTACAGAAAGTTAACTAAAATTGAAGGAACTTTTGTAAAGGGAATACTAAAGTACGTTGACAGTCAAGGGAGAGTTCATACAAAGTTCCTTCAAACGGCAACTGCAACTGGAAGGCTCTCCTCAGCAGAACCTAACCTACAAAACCTTCCAGTTTCAGACGAGATATCAAAGAAGGTAAGGCATGCAGTAATTTCCCCAGAAGGTTATAAGCTGGTCTGGGCAGACTACTCCCAGGTTGAACTAAGGATACTGGCCCACCTTTCAGGGGATGAAAGGTTAATAGAAGCTTTCAGAAAGGGAGAAGACATACACTCTGAAACTGCAAAACACCTCTTTGAGGTTAAAGAGGTTGACGAAAGGATGAGGAGAGTTGCAAAAACGGTTAACTTCGGAATCATATACGGAATGAGCCCTCACGGACTTTCAGAGAGGCTTGGAATTCCACTTAAAGAGGCTGAAGAGTTTATAGAGAAGTACTTTAAAAACTTTCCAAAGGTTAAGGAGTTTATAGACTCTACCCTTGATGAAGCTTACAGGAAAGGCTTTGTAACAACGCTCTTTGGAAGAAAAAGACCTCTTCCAGAACTGAAAGATAGGAACTACCACGTAAGGAGTTTCGGGAAAAGGGCTGCAGTTAACGCAGTAATACAGGGAACTGCAGCAGACGTAATGAAACTAGCAATGATTAAACTTGATAGGGAACTTCAAAGCACAGACTCCTTTATGGTCCTCCAGGTTCACGATGAAATAGTTGTTGAAACCCCCCAGGAAAAGGAAGAGGAAACTAAAAGGCTAGTAAGGGAGGTAATGGAAGGGGTAGTGAAGCTCTCTGTTCCCCTAAGTGTAAGCGTTGTATCAGGGAACAGGTGGGAGTAG
- the murC gene encoding UDP-N-acetylmuramate--L-alanine ligase — protein sequence MKVHIVGIGGIGMSGIALILKDRGFDVQGSDIKERIMVKKLRDKGIRVFIGHRAENVEGADVLIHSSAVRENNPEIKEAKRRGIPVIPRSDVLADIMKLTESIAVAGTHGKTTTSSMISRILYGAGLKPTILVGGSLSFLGGYNAVQGEGKWLVAEADESDGTFLKLNPTLSVITNIDADHLDYYGSLENIKEAFLEFANRTSFYGKLFACIDCENTRDIYQKVYKRKNSFGLSKDADFQAKDITPLGLGTVFEVLYREKKLGRVKLNVPGRHNVVNALGAVAVSLEVGIPFNEIAQGLEEFRNARRRMELKGSYNGITFFDDYGHHPTEIEASYRAIKEAFPDRRIVILFQPHRYTRTAALWKEFVRVLKGIDNLYICDIYPAGERPIEGITAETLAKEVGALYCGSLKEAVEVLRRELLPGDVLLTLGAGDVTNFFKLYTGEGIE from the coding sequence TTGAAAGTACACATAGTTGGTATTGGCGGAATTGGAATGTCAGGAATTGCCCTAATCCTAAAGGATAGAGGATTTGATGTTCAAGGTTCTGATATAAAAGAAAGAATAATGGTAAAAAAACTTAGGGATAAAGGAATAAGAGTTTTTATAGGCCACAGAGCCGAAAATGTTGAAGGAGCAGACGTCTTAATCCACTCATCGGCAGTTAGGGAGAATAACCCTGAGATAAAAGAGGCTAAAAGAAGAGGTATACCGGTAATCCCACGCTCAGACGTCCTTGCTGACATAATGAAGTTAACGGAAAGCATAGCAGTTGCAGGAACTCACGGGAAAACGACGACAAGCTCTATGATCTCAAGGATACTTTACGGAGCAGGTTTAAAGCCGACAATCTTAGTTGGAGGAAGCCTTTCTTTCTTAGGCGGATACAACGCCGTTCAGGGAGAGGGGAAGTGGCTGGTTGCAGAGGCTGACGAGAGCGACGGAACATTTTTAAAGCTCAACCCAACACTATCGGTAATAACGAACATTGATGCCGACCACCTAGACTACTACGGAAGTCTAGAAAACATAAAGGAAGCCTTTTTAGAGTTTGCAAACAGGACCTCTTTCTACGGAAAACTCTTTGCATGTATAGACTGCGAAAATACACGGGACATTTACCAGAAAGTCTACAAGAGGAAAAACAGCTTCGGCCTTTCAAAAGATGCAGACTTTCAGGCTAAGGATATCACTCCTTTAGGTCTTGGAACTGTATTTGAAGTCCTTTACAGGGAGAAGAAACTAGGCAGGGTAAAGTTAAACGTTCCGGGCAGGCACAACGTCGTCAACGCCCTTGGAGCAGTAGCCGTTTCCCTTGAAGTAGGAATTCCTTTTAACGAGATAGCCCAGGGTCTTGAAGAGTTTAGGAACGCAAGGAGGAGAATGGAACTTAAAGGAAGTTACAACGGAATTACCTTCTTTGACGACTACGGACACCATCCTACCGAGATTGAGGCATCCTACAGGGCAATTAAAGAAGCCTTTCCAGATAGGAGAATAGTTATCCTCTTTCAGCCCCACAGATACACAAGAACTGCCGCTCTGTGGAAGGAGTTCGTAAGGGTTCTCAAAGGAATAGATAACCTCTATATTTGCGATATATACCCTGCAGGAGAGAGGCCAATTGAGGGAATAACGGCAGAGACACTGGCCAAGGAGGTTGGAGCTCTCTACTGCGGAAGCTTAAAAGAAGCGGTAGAGGTATTAAGGAGGGAGCTCTTACCAGGAGACGTTCTCCTTACTTTGGGAGCAGGAGACGTAACAAACTTCTTTAAACTCTATACGGGAGAAGGAATTGAATAA